Genomic window (Thermincola ferriacetica):
GAAGCCAATATGCTTTTTGGCCTGATAAACAAGCTATACCAGCAAACCTCCATCATCATTACATCCAACAAAGGCTTTGAGGAATTGGGAGAATTCCTGGGAGACCCGGTCATCACATCAGCCATGCTGGACCGGTTAATGCATAAATGCGAGCTGTTTAATATGACCGGTGATAGCTACAGGTTAAAACACCGATAAACAATACTGAACACTTAAAATAATTTCCAATTTTAAAGGTGGTCAATTGCTGTATTTTTGGTGGCCGAAAAGCTGTATATTTATTGACCGCTAACATCCCTATCCCGA
Coding sequences:
- a CDS encoding ATP-binding protein, which encodes EANMLFGLINKLYQQTSIIITSNKGFEELGEFLGDPVITSAMLDRLMHKCELFNMTGDSYRLKHR